The genomic DNA AGACTACATTGGTGGATGCTATGCTGCGGCAGAGCGGCGTTTTTCGCTCCAACGAACAGGTGGCGGAGCGGGTTATGGACTCCAATGATTTGGAGCGGGAACGCGGCATTACTATTTTGTCCAAGAACACAGCAGTACTTCATGAAGGCGTTAAGATCAACATTGTTGACACCCCTGGCCATGCCGATTTCGGCGGCGAAGTAGAACGCGTATTGAACATGGTTGATGGCGTACTGCTTTTGGTAGACGCTTTCGAAGGCCCTATGCCGCAGACAAAATATGTTCTGCGCAAAGCCTTGGAACAGAAATTGAAACCAATCGTGGTTATCAACAAAATTGACCGGCCGGACCAGCGCGTGGATGATGTAGAGGACGAAGTGTTGGAACTGTTCATGGAACTGGACGCCGACGATGATCAGCTTGATTTTCCCGTTGTCTATGCTACGGCTCGGGATGGCATTGCTAAGCTGAACATGGCGGATGAGAGTTCTAATTTGGAGCCGTTGTTCAAGCTACTCATTGAAAATATTCCGGCGCCTAAAGGCGATATTGACGGTCCTTTGCAGGTTATGGTTACGACCCTGGATTATGATGAGTATGTAGGACGCATTGCGATCGGGCGTGTTGTACGCGGACGCGTTAGGAACGGCCAAAACGTGACGGTCTTGGACGGAGAAACGCAGCGCAAAGGCCGCATTGGCCGCCTGTACGGTTACGAAGGTCTCAAACGCCGGGAAGTGGAAGAAGCGGCGATGGGCGATATTATTGCCGTTACCGGTTTAGATGACGTCAATATTGGCGACACCATCGCTGATACGGAAAACCCAGAAGCCTTGCCGACGATTGCCATTGACGAGCCTACTCTTTCCATGCTTTTCAGCGTCAATACCAGTCCTTTTGCCGGACGCGAAGGCGATTTTGTTACGTCACGTCATTTGCGGGACCGCCTGTTCCGGGAAGTGGAAACCAATGTCAGCTTGCGTGTGGATGAAA from Anaeromusa acidaminophila DSM 3853 includes the following:
- the typA gene encoding translational GTPase TypA; the encoded protein is MERTDIRNVAIIAHVDHGKTTLVDAMLRQSGVFRSNEQVAERVMDSNDLERERGITILSKNTAVLHEGVKINIVDTPGHADFGGEVERVLNMVDGVLLLVDAFEGPMPQTKYVLRKALEQKLKPIVVINKIDRPDQRVDDVEDEVLELFMELDADDDQLDFPVVYATARDGIAKLNMADESSNLEPLFKLLIENIPAPKGDIDGPLQVMVTTLDYDEYVGRIAIGRVVRGRVRNGQNVTVLDGETQRKGRIGRLYGYEGLKRREVEEAAMGDIIAVTGLDDVNIGDTIADTENPEALPTIAIDEPTLSMLFSVNTSPFAGREGDFVTSRHLRDRLFREVETNVSLRVDETDSPDSFKVSGRGELHLSILIETMRREGFEFQVGKPEVIYKNIQGQRCEPMELLTVDVPQDFMGAVMEKLGTRKAELINMGEISGYLRMEFVIPARGLIGFRNELLTSTKGNGIMNHVFHGYAPYKGDIQGRTRGALVAFEPGETTGYGIYSVQDRGVMFVTPGQEIYTGQIVGENAREQDMDVNPCKKKHVTNMRSSSADEAIRLTSPRIHSLEQALEYINDDELVEVTPKSIRLRKAILDRTARARAKKG